In Gopherus flavomarginatus isolate rGopFla2 chromosome 1, rGopFla2.mat.asm, whole genome shotgun sequence, a single genomic region encodes these proteins:
- the LOC127043230 gene encoding solute carrier family 25 member 33-like, with protein MHYRSTALHLLAGGCGGTAGAILTCPLEVVKTRLQSSSLALRPLCLPEVQLQGLNGGFVRPALPSPGVLQLMRAILEKEGVRSLFRGLGPNLVGVAPSRAIYFAAYAGAKERLNVVFVPESKKVHVLSAVCAGVTSATLTNPIWLVKTRMQLEARAREEKHSNALQCAIRVYRTEGLWGFYRGISASYAGVSETVIHFVIYEALKQQLREQQPFLPTAFALAPNSHDFFGLMAAAAISKTCASCIAYPHEVVRTRLREEGSRYRSFVQTLRLVVQEEGPLALYRGLLAQMMRQIPNTAIMMATYELIIHLATKV; from the exons ATGTGGTGGTACAGCTGGAGCCATCCTGACCTGCCCCCTGGAAGTGGTGAAGACACGTCTGCAGTCGTCCTCGTTGGCCCTGCGCCCTCTTTGCCTCCCTGAGgtgcagctgcaggggctgaatGGAGGGTTTGTGCGTCCAGCCTTACCCTCCCCTGGTGTGCTCCAGCTAATGAG GGCCATCCTGGAGAAGGAAGGAGTCCGCTCCCTCTTCCGAGGCCTGGGTCCCAACCTTGTTGGAGTTGCCCCCTCCAG GGCCATTTATTTTGCTGCCTATGCTGGGGCTAAGGAGAGGCTCAATGTTGTCTTCGTACCTGAGTCCAAGAAAGTTCATGTGCTCTCAGCAGTCTGTGCAG GGGTCACCTCTGCCACACTTACCAATCCCATCTGGCTGGTGAAAACCAGGATGCAGCTGGAAGCCAG GGCAAGGGAGGAGAAGCACAGTAACGCTCTCCAGTGTGCCATACGAGTGTACCGCACTGAGGGCTTGTGGGGATTTTACCGTGGAATCAGTGCCTCCTATGCTGGAGTCTCCGAGACCGTCATCCATTTTGTCATCTATGAGGCACTGAAACAACAGCTGAGAGAGCAGCAGCCATTCCTCCCAACAGCCTTTGCACTTGCACCAAACAGCCATGATTTCTTTGGACTCATGGCAGCTGCTGCCATCTCCAAGACATGTGCCTCATGTATTGCATACCCACATG AGGTTGTCCGGACACGGTTGCGGGAAGAAGGGTCCCGCTATCGCTCCTTTGTGCAGACCCTGCGGCTGGTGGTCCAAGAAGAGGGACCCCTGGCTCTGTACCGAGGACTCCTGGCCCAGATGATGCGCCAGATCCCCAACACAGCCATCATGATGGCTACCTATGAACTGATCATCCACTTGGCCACCAAAGTGTGA